Proteins encoded by one window of Chondromyces crocatus:
- a CDS encoding serine/threonine-protein kinase — MTTEQSATAPVQPGEILAGKYRVDRVLGQGGMGVVVAATHTHLGQRVALKFLLPELARRHDVVARFDREARAAVRIQSEHVVRVLDTGVLENGAPFMVMEFLEGDDLQQLVRARGRLEITDAVEYLLQACECLAEAHMAGIVHRDIKPANLFLTRRADGSPLVKVLDFGISKANLLSGEGPSSAPLTQTAALMGSPKYMSPEQLKSARDVDARTDIWALGIVLHELLTGEAAFIATTMAELCMSILGQPPPSLRSRRTDAPAGLEAVILRCLEKEPARRYANVAELAVALAEFAPRARVSAERVLRILQAKGHATQVSLPPAAQPRAAAPPPGTPAAPGAPAFQATVPQAPLHSAAPPHGPGPGGVSYPPPGHGPPAVAGAYAGPPGYAAPIPPAYAPHSPPVHHGPHYHPGPQPYAAHGPPAPRAGSIHPSTIILIALISFIVLGVGSCSLCVCLGAAAGSG, encoded by the coding sequence GTGACCACCGAGCAGAGCGCGACAGCCCCCGTCCAGCCCGGTGAGATCCTTGCCGGCAAGTACCGCGTCGATCGCGTCCTCGGCCAGGGAGGCATGGGCGTCGTCGTCGCCGCCACCCACACCCACCTCGGCCAGCGGGTCGCCCTCAAGTTCCTCCTGCCCGAGCTCGCCAGACGGCACGACGTCGTGGCCCGCTTCGACCGCGAAGCCCGCGCCGCCGTCCGCATCCAGAGCGAGCACGTCGTCCGCGTCCTCGACACGGGCGTCCTCGAGAACGGCGCGCCGTTCATGGTCATGGAATTCCTCGAGGGCGACGACCTCCAGCAGCTCGTACGCGCCCGCGGCCGCCTGGAGATCACCGACGCCGTCGAGTACCTCCTCCAGGCCTGCGAGTGCCTCGCCGAGGCCCACATGGCGGGCATCGTGCACCGCGACATCAAGCCGGCGAACCTCTTCCTCACCCGGCGCGCCGACGGCTCCCCCCTGGTCAAGGTCCTCGATTTCGGCATCTCCAAGGCCAACCTCCTGAGCGGCGAGGGCCCCTCGTCCGCGCCCCTCACGCAGACTGCCGCGCTGATGGGCTCGCCCAAGTACATGTCGCCGGAGCAGCTCAAGTCGGCCCGCGACGTCGACGCCCGCACCGACATCTGGGCCCTCGGCATCGTCCTCCACGAGCTGCTCACCGGCGAGGCCGCGTTCATCGCGACGACCATGGCAGAGCTGTGCATGTCCATCCTCGGCCAGCCACCTCCGTCACTCCGGTCCCGCCGCACCGACGCGCCGGCCGGGCTCGAAGCCGTCATCCTCCGCTGTCTCGAGAAAGAGCCTGCCCGGCGGTACGCCAACGTGGCCGAGCTGGCCGTCGCCCTGGCCGAGTTCGCGCCACGCGCCCGCGTATCGGCCGAGCGCGTCCTGCGCATTCTTCAGGCGAAGGGGCACGCGACCCAGGTCTCGCTTCCGCCCGCCGCGCAGCCTCGGGCCGCCGCCCCCCCACCTGGAACCCCGGCAGCTCCAGGAGCCCCGGCCTTCCAGGCCACCGTGCCCCAGGCGCCCCTCCACAGCGCTGCCCCGCCACACGGCCCGGGCCCTGGTGGCGTCTCCTATCCCCCGCCAGGCCATGGCCCACCCGCGGTCGCTGGCGCCTACGCCGGCCCCCCTGGCTACGCTGCCCCGATCCCGCCCGCGTACGCCCCGCACTCCCCCCCCGTGCACCACGGACCCCACTACCACCCAGGTCCGCAACCCTATGCCGCCCATGGCCCGCCAGCGCCTCGCGCGGGCTCCATCCACCCTTCCACGATCATCCTCATCGCGCTCATCTCGTTCATCGTCCTGGGTGTCGGCAGCTGCAGCCTGTGCGTCTGCCTCGGGGCTGCGGCCGGCTCTGGCTGA